One Helianthus annuus cultivar XRQ/B chromosome 7, HanXRQr2.0-SUNRISE, whole genome shotgun sequence genomic region harbors:
- the LOC110869173 gene encoding U-box domain-containing protein 52 produces MLQSDFSSTSTIYKDTSPAGTLCYIDPEYQRTGLVSPKSDVYALGMVILQLLTARPAIAVTHVVETALENDELACVLDQDAGEWPIDEAKELAYLGLSCAELRRKDRPDLKNKVLPVLERLKAVADSAQRSTSMTRPTPPNHFICPIRKDVMVDPCVAADGYTYDRRAIEQWLEESDSSPMTNLPLTSRSLTPNYTLLSAIMEWKSTT; encoded by the exons ATGCTTCAATCAGACTTCTCTTCCACATCCACCATTTACAAAGACACGAGTCCAGCGGGAACTCTTTGTTATATTGATCCAGAGTATCAACGAACAGGATTAGTATCTCCAAAATCCGATGTATACGCTCTTGGTATGGTGATTTTGCAGCTGCTGACCGCAAGACCAGCAATTGCAGTTACTCATGTGGTGGAAACAGCTCTTGAAAACGATGAGTTAGCTTGTGTGTTGGATCAAGATGCAGGCGAATGGCCGATTGATGAAGCCAAGGAGTTAGCATATTTGGGGTTGAGCTGCGCTGAGCTTCGAAGAAAAGATAGACCAGATTTGAAAAACAAGGTTCTTCCTGTAttggaacgactaaaagcagtcGCAGATTCAGCTCAAAGATCCACATCCATGACGCGACCCACCCCTCCTAACCACTTCATATGCCCAATACGCAAG GATGTTATGGTTGATCCATGTGTTGCTGCTGATGGCTACACGTACGATCGCAGGGCGATAGAACAATGGCTTGAAGAGAGTGATAGCTCCCCGATGACTAATTTACCGTTGACGAGTAGGAGCTTAACGCCTAATTACACGCTTCTTTCGGCAATCATGGAGTGGAAATCAACAACCTAA